The sequence TGAAGACAGGAACCAGTCTGTATTAAATGTGATTCAGAATAAAAGTGAGCGTAATATTTACCGGATCTTGGATGACGATATTGTAAAAAGGGTAACAGCCTGCATCTTAAGAATCCGGGATAAACGCATTCTGAATTTAACCCAGGATTCCTACCTTGGGCTGGTGATCCATGTGGCAATTGCTGTGAACCGGATCCGAAGGCAGGAGATCATTGAGGAAAACCCCCTCATGACGGACAGTTTGCAAAATGATCAGGATTATGATCTGGCAAAGAGAATCACCCAATCCCTGGAAGCTGAATTTAAGATTCAGATCCCGGAAATTGAGTGTGCCTATATTTGTCTGCATATTAAAGGTTCCAAAATCCAGCAGCTGAATATAGATGAGAAGTCAAGAAGTGAAATAGAGGAATCCAGAGAACTGTGGGATGTGGTCAATGAGATGATCGACTGCTATGACGACAGCATTGCCTATCTGCTAAAGCAGGATGAGGAATTTGTAATCCAGGGCTTGATTGCCCATCTTAAACCGACTCTGGTCCGCTTAACCAATGGCATGAAGATCCAGAATCCCTTGCTGGAACAGATTAAGCAGGATTATCCGGTCATATTTGAACGGTGCAGAACCGTTGCAAAGGTGATCGAAGGGCGGTATGGATATGAAGTGCCGGAATCAGAGATTGGGTTTCTTGCCATTCATTTCGGTGCGGCAGAGGTTCGGATGGAAAGCAGGAAGGAAAGCCGGAGAAAGGTGAATATAGGGATCGTCTGCGCCAGCGGGATCGGGATCTCACGGCTTATGTCTTGCAAGGTTGCCAGGGATTTTGCAGACAGGGTGGAGTTATCGGTCTATGGAATGACGGATCTGTCTCCTTACGTGCTGAGCAAGACGGATTTCTTTGTATCCACCATACCCATTAAGGAGGAGGCTGATATCCTGTATGTAAGCCCCCTGCTTCCTGCTGAGGATATGGAGCAGATCGCAGGAAAGGTGCGCCGGTGTGAATTTATGCCTAAAAAACAGGATAATAAGGAGTTCACCATTCAATTAGACCAGGTGAATTTTATTGCCGTTCAGATAAAAAATGTCATTCGACTTATGGAATACCAGAGGGTAAATAATGGGATCACCTTTGAGGAACTGCTGATTGCTGTCAGCGAGAAGCTGGCTGCCTATCCGGAACGGCAGAGCATCATTCAAGAGGATTTAATGAGGAGAGAACGGCTGTGCAGCCAAATATTTCCGGACTTAAGCTTTGCCCTGCTTCATGCCAGGACGGAAGGAGTGGTAAAGCCGGTGTTTTCGGTGTGCCAGACAAAGGATGGAGAGCCATTCAGCGACCCTTATTTTAAGGGAGTATGTGTTGTCTTAATTATGCTGGTGCCAAAGGATGATCATGAAGTGGAAAACAGCGATATTCTGGGCGTGTTAAGCGAGCGGCTGATCGAGGAGGAAGAGTTCTTAGAAGCGGTGAGACATGGAGGAAAAGAGGAGATCAGAGCCTTGGTATCCCAGTATTTAAACCAATATTTCAAACAGTATCTGGATAAGATATAATATAAAAGCAAGGTGAAAGCCGGGCCCAAAAGGGTCCGGCTTTTTCTGTTGATTTCAGATTTGGCGTTATCAGATGGCGCCAAAAGCCATTTTGTTTTCATTGAAAAGGAGGAGATATCACCCCTATAATTTAGTTAGAAAGTTAACACAGGAGGGCAAGAAACGTGTTTGGCTACGGGAAAAAGAATGTAGAGAAGAGTGCAGAGCTTCTGGAACTTGGGAATATCCGTTTAAATTGTAAACCCGGGGAAAAGGAGGCGGTAATAAGGGAGGTAGGGCAGCTGCTTTATCAGTGCGGCTGTGTAGAAGAATCCTACATAGAAGCAATGCTTCAGCGTGAACTGACGTTTTCCACAAATATCGGCAATGGAATTGCACTTCCCCATGGCGTAGAGGCAGCTAAAAAATCGGTTAAGCACTCCGGCATTGCAGTTATGGTATTCCCTGAGGGAACAGACTGGGGGGGAGAAATGGTAAAACTGGTCATAGGGATTGCAGGGGCAGGAGAGGAGCATTTGGAAATACTCTCAATCATCGCAGACTGCCTGGCCGATCCGGCCGATGTGGAACGGATCACCGGGTGCAGTGCAGAAGAAATCCATACCATGTTTACAGGAAAGAGGTGTCCGCAATGATCGTTACAGTCACGATGAATCCGGCCATTGATAAAACCGTAGATATTGACCGGTTTGAACGGGGAGATTTAAACAGAATAAAACGTGTGGAGTTAGATGCCGGAGGAAAAGGCATCAATGTTTCCAAGACCATTAAGGAATTAGGCGGTGAAAGCATTGCCATGGGGTTTTTAGGAGGAACCAGCGGCACCATCATTAAACATGTGCTGGCTGACCAAGGCATTCAGACAGATTTCGTTGAAGTAAAAGGGGAGACGAGAACGAATCTGAAGGTGGTGG is a genomic window of Lacrimispora sphenoides containing:
- a CDS encoding PTS sugar transporter subunit IIA; the encoded protein is MFGYGKKNVEKSAELLELGNIRLNCKPGEKEAVIREVGQLLYQCGCVEESYIEAMLQRELTFSTNIGNGIALPHGVEAAKKSVKHSGIAVMVFPEGTDWGGEMVKLVIGIAGAGEEHLEILSIIADCLADPADVERITGCSAEEIHTMFTGKRCPQ
- a CDS encoding BglG family transcription antiterminator, encoding MAVHDFTPRMQQIVLALLNEDGPVPVKQLADQIHISKRTVQRELEYIPRVLKKYGLTFCSKTGTGIWLEGDKDQMEALKAELEEDDALDVSDRIERQKRLTLEILKDKTLKKLYYYSDLFGVSEATVSSDLEVVKEWFHKYHLEIKRKPGYGVFIEGSERDFRRALRVFIDENIHTEIIQEMYEDRNQSVLNVIQNKSERNIYRILDDDIVKRVTACILRIRDKRILNLTQDSYLGLVIHVAIAVNRIRRQEIIEENPLMTDSLQNDQDYDLAKRITQSLEAEFKIQIPEIECAYICLHIKGSKIQQLNIDEKSRSEIEESRELWDVVNEMIDCYDDSIAYLLKQDEEFVIQGLIAHLKPTLVRLTNGMKIQNPLLEQIKQDYPVIFERCRTVAKVIEGRYGYEVPESEIGFLAIHFGAAEVRMESRKESRRKVNIGIVCASGIGISRLMSCKVARDFADRVELSVYGMTDLSPYVLSKTDFFVSTIPIKEEADILYVSPLLPAEDMEQIAGKVRRCEFMPKKQDNKEFTIQLDQVNFIAVQIKNVIRLMEYQRVNNGITFEELLIAVSEKLAAYPERQSIIQEDLMRRERLCSQIFPDLSFALLHARTEGVVKPVFSVCQTKDGEPFSDPYFKGVCVVLIMLVPKDDHEVENSDILGVLSERLIEEEEFLEAVRHGGKEEIRALVSQYLNQYFKQYLDKI